The window GGGTTTTTTAGCTAAATTAATAGTCTTTGTCCAAAATTGCTGACTCAACCTTTAACTCACCCATCACAAACACTAGTTGGACCAATTTCTTTGTACTCTTCATTCCACTGACTTTTTGTTAATATTTACCCAATACATGGTCTATAATTTTGTCTACACAGACATGCATTGTGGTATTACATTCATATTGTAACTgttttgaaatatatttgtgcACACACAGGTATTGGAGTATGGGAGCACATCACCAAGATGAGGTGCAAGCCCTATAAAAGGATGCAGGTATGTTGATCTTCAGCTCCATTAAGTTGATTTTTGAAATCCTTAACACAGGGATATAGTAACTGGCATCGTACTGCTCTGTCAAAGGTTCAAAAGAGTATAATTTAAGATAACCACGAATATTTAAAGCCTCCTACAGTGTGGAGCATCTCCCAAAATCCTCCTGTTGCACAGCTTGGGTTTTATTCATACGTCCTCCAGACTTGTATAATTTACAGGCAAACTGTTTGTATTTCTGTCATCCATTAATTACAGTGACGGCACCGTACAATGTGGGGAGAGAAAAATCTGTGACACTCAGTCTgtacatttgattagattttgggatcgatcgagtcaaaggtcaaggtcatgaaaaggtcaaaatcttcttgaatcgcatgaaatttggtgggatgtttggttattatccggggaccatttgattagattttgggatcaatcgggtcaaaggtgaaggtcatggaaaggtcacaatcttctttttaccatagcacggtcaatttctatccaattggcatgcaactaatgccaacatgttcataattcaatgcccaatcttgtgatatgcgaaggtatgcgctctaccgagtgcccattctagtttattcatttatttatttgtatgcgtgttattcgcataattaaaaaagtattaaaccgaatcgcatgaaatttggtgggatgattggttattatccggggaccatttgattagattttgggatagatcgggtcaaaggtcaaggtcatgaaaaggtcaaaatcttctctttaccatagcacggtcaatttctatccaattggcatgcaactaatgccaaaatgttcataattcaatgcccaatcttgtgatatgtgaaggtatgcgctctaccgagtgcccgttctagttacattttattttgatgtgATTTGGTGTGACTTCAGTAGCTTATGGATATGTGGCACAAGGTATGCCAAAGAAGATACTGTTTAACACATAAATAAACGCCATCTCCTGGCATATTCAAATACTGGATGGCTCTtatgcacattttatttattaaaaccaTGTTTTCTATGAAGAGTAaatcattttgacattttcaaatTGGTACTATTTCCCACAGCTTATAATTCTGAAGATTCATGTGAACAACAGGCAGAAGATGAAAGCATCGGAGAGTGGTTGTTTGCTGTAGAGTGAAGCTGCTTTACGGCTGTGGGTGCAGGCTCCGGCCCTCTTGTAAGATGTGGTTGCTGTGTCCCAAGCACTCAACCACAGGGTTTCTCTCTGGGGCGAAGATGTCATCATTCAGTGCCTTACAGTGATTATGGTAGTGTACCTCTCCCATTATATATCTTGACTCTGCTACCACTGATTTGGCTTGTTTGCCATTGAATCTCAGTCCTATACATCTCGCCAAATGTACTGTAGTTCAACTCTTAAATAACATTCTTTCCATGCAGTAAAATGCTCTTCCGTGATTTTAGATTTAAATCGAGGCGTCATTTTGCCCAGATTTTTCTCTAAAAAGTTGCGAGGAAGAAGTGTATTATTTCAATCCTAAACTATGTAGTAACATATTCGACTCCAACACGGCATCATTTTACCcagcaaacaaaaccaaaacattttttgggcTGGTCTCAGTAAATCTTACTTCCCAACCACTTATCACAAGTTGAAAACCCACTGCCATTAGTGGTTTTCTGTAGGGTATATCCCCCTACTTTATGGTAAGTTGGAAAAAAGCAGCGCAGCAGCATATTACTGCAGAATGATGGGTTTTGTCACCATAGTTACAACCCAGGAGAGGATTAACCTTGTACAAACACTTTTCACCCCCGCATGTTTAACTCGAATAGTAATTCAGGGTTGGAGTTGCAGTAACCTAAAACGAGATCTCGTTCTGCCGCTGTTTGTTGCGGATAAATATTGACTCACTCTTTATGTTCACAAACATGACATTTGTTATTTGTGTTGCCAAGAGAATGTTTGCAAAAGATCCACATCGCGAAATGTGCTTAGGTCCTCGCCTCAGAGGCTCGTGAAGCTGCAGTCCGCCGGGGGAGTGTCGGTGACCCTCGTCGCTCCGGGTTTATGTCGGCTGCGCCAGCCTCCGACGGCAGCTCACAACTTTGATGTGTTCACTCGATGAAGCGCCACTCTGCCCAGCTATATATAGGGAGAGGGGATGCGTAATTGCTGCATTTAAGGATTTACTTGTAGACCGCAGGCGTAACGTGTCTCTCATTTAGGTTTGGGACGCCTGCTCCGATGTCCTGATCACATTTGAtaaggaggaccatgaggacgaGATGGCGTACATCGTGGAGAACGACATCGTTGTGGCCGCGCTCACTAAGCAGCTGGACGGCCTGTCCGGTAAGCACATTATGAATATGACATAAAGCCCCACGCATTACGCCCCGGTGCTCTGTGAGGCCTCTTGATTCATGCTCCATCTGCCCAATGGAAAGCCCAGCCCACATTTATTCCGTCCTGTCCCCgggtttttgtttatttgcaccCTCTCCGGGTGGCTGCGTTTCAAGCCACGTTCAGCCCTTGGAGCTGCTTCTGTTTTGCCTGCAAGTTCAATCCAAACCTCACATTGTGGGAGCTGCAGGGCGCCAGCACCTCTGTGTACACGTGAAGTCGCCCAGGGACTTATTTAAAGCTGCCATGAGCTCCCGAGCTTTGCCACCCCTTGAGACACTAAAGCGCTGACGGTGAACCGTTCTTTATTGCCGTTGACATTAGACCAACTTTCGGGACATTTGCAAATAAAACTTGGCTCTGCTTTAACTGTCAGTTAAAGTGGCATCTTCATCAACCGTTTTCAACGTTTTGCACCAAACGAACGAACATGTGGTTACGGCCTCATGTGCCTCCCCTTTTTTTCAGCTGCTCTCTCATTTTAGTCGTGGTGTTGCTACGCTCAAGAAGGATTACATGAAAAGTGTGCTCCGCGCCAGCTGGTTTCAATGTAACCCTGCTCTCGCAATCCCTGGAAACCCGTATTTGACCGTGTTTGGGAACCAGTAGCCGGGTTGTGGATGGGTCCCTCTCCAAGTCTGCATAAACCAGCGCAGCTCCGGATCCTTTCATGCCGAGGGTGTCCAGCTGCTGATATTTTAGGCCGAGAGGCCCTTTTTAGCGCAACATCCAACAAGCTGGCAACATGTGTGGCGTGGTGGGCCTGTCGATAAACACTAAAGGCCATTACGAAGCGTGTCAAATGTAAACTTCTGCAGTTACAATGTGCCAGGGAGGAAAAGCTGCGTGTGTTTTATGAAGCGGTTTATAGATCTTCCACTGCGTTTGGCTGAAGGGAACAAATCCTCTCGTTTTGACGAAAAACAGGAGCTGAGCACGGGTTCAGTGCGACTCGTACTCAGGACCAAGATTTATcccttttgttgttgctcccacCAGTTCccattttattaccttcgcattgaaaatgcggaaggttatgttttgatcgccatttatttatttgtatgcgtgttattcgcataacaaaaaatgttttaaaccgaatcgcatgaaatttggtgggatgattggttattatccggggaccatttgattagactttgggatcgatcgggtcaaaggtcatggaaaggtcaacatattcttgaatcgcatgaaatttggtcggatgattggttattatccggggaccatttgattagactttgggatcaatcgggtcaaaggtcaaggtcatggataggtcaaaataatttttttaccatagcacggtcaatttctatccaattggcatgcaactaatgccaacatgttcataattcaatgcccaatcttgtgatatgcgaaagtatgcgctctaccgagtgcccgttctagttttaagaaTGTtacgtgtttgttttgtctgccGCCTTTGTAGTCACCActtatatgttgttgttgtcgtttgtCAGATAACGTGCGAGTCAAGTACAGGTCCAGGGTGGTGAAGTACACGTGGCCCAAGCCCCACTTGGCAGCTGACTCCATCCCATGGGTCAAGGTCACGTTGGCCAGCGGACAGAGTGTTGAGACCAAGCTGTTGGTCAGTTGGACTCCATCACAAACGAGTTATTCCATCTGCtgctcttgtttttgtttttctactgGTGCCCTTTGTAAAtcagctgtttgtgtttttaagatTGGTGCAGATGGATCAAACTCAATGGTTCGGCAGGAATTGGGAATACCAACAGTCAAGTGGGATTATGACCAATCTGCTGTGGTTGCTGTGCTGCACCTTTCAGAGGTGAGCGTCGCCTTCGACACGCGCTCCTTTGCATGTTGTATTTACAACTTGGACACTTAAGATCTTTAAGCAAGTGTTATTTGATGTTACTGCATTCTGGATTTATTATGGAGTGATGCACCCACCCAGAAAAATGCTTTGGACTAACTTTGTATGTGTAATGAACATGTATGCTATACAATGCAAAGCCACCAAACTTCAGtttaatatttcatttaatCGGATGTATGTGTTGGACAGCCCACAGTGAACAATGTCGCATGGCAGAGGTTTCTCCCATCGGGGCCCATCGCAATGTTACCGGTAATATATCTGCATTATTTACTGCAATATATTATTCTTTCAAAGTGTATCCATCAGTCTCGTATGTATGCGCTAATAACTCTGTTCACTGCAGCTGTCGGACACCGAGAGCTCTCTGGTGTGGTCAACCAGCCATCGGCTGGcagaggagctgctggacaTGGATGAGGAGAGCTTTGTCGACGCCATCAACTCTGCCTTCGTAAGTCCGGCTCTCGACATTCAGGGGCTGACGTCGTCGTCAGTCGGGTTTCATCCGTCGGGACGAGGTTGCAACATTTCTGTTTTGAGTGCAGCATGTGGCCGGAGTTCTCCACAGACTCGCCTCAGTGTTGAGCGCTTGTTTTGTGACTCACACAAACAATGTTGTCATTGTAAATGTGACTAACATCTCACAAAGGGAATGACATACCTatccatttctttgtttttttcaatgtttgGAGAAACTCCTTTTTCCCAAGCTGACTATTTTTACTGGACCTGCTGATGAACGGGGTTGCCACGGTTGAGTCACGTTTGGTTCCAGCCCTGCTGTGCTAATTAAAACCTGTGGTCTCGCAGTGTCGACCATGACTGCATGAAATGTTTCTCAAACAAAGCGAATTCAACTGCATAGCCTGGCCGGCATCTTCTTTCAATCAGCCCAGCTGCCGAAGCCCTGCCAAACCAGTTGGTAGGGAGGGGGAAAGCAGCACTTTCGGTTGCTCCTATGTCAGCTAATTTCTttgcttctttattttcttctggTCATTGTGACTGTTCCTCTGTCTTCTCGCCTGTCTAACAGTGGAGTAATGCGAACCAGTCGGAGCTGATCCAGAAGGCCGGCTCTCTGTTTCGCGGCGCCCTGTCGGCCATCATGCCGTCTGCGGGTTCCCCTCGACAGCTTCCCCCGAGTGTGGCAGGGATCGGCCCAAAGTCCAGGGTCATGTTTCCTCTGGGCGTCGGTCATGCATCAGAATACATCCGGCACCGCGTGGCCCTCATTGGGTAAGACGGTCCTCATGGCTTGCACACTGACACTTTCTGAAAAAAAGTATACAAGCGTTGCTTTTGAGCTTTTCATTGTCTTCTCAACTCACGGTTTACGTGACACGACCGTCTTGCTCTGTGAAATACTGTTTGTATTTGGGTGTTTTTGGCAGGGATGCAGCCCATCGTGTCCATCCTCTGGCGGGTCAGGGAGTGAACCTGGGCTTTGGGGATGTGGCTTGCCTCACTCGTCTCCTGAGCCGGGCCGCCTTTGACGGGAAAGACCTGGGTCAGTGAGAACTCTAAACAGACAGGAGCACTGCAACCGAGCCCCGCGGTTTCCCCTAAGCTCTTTTCCACATAGCACCAACTCAAACGCATGCTGTTGACCTAAATTATATAAAGCATCAGCTTTTCCgacatttatttcatgtttttttttttctgttgattCTGCCAAGaacaatatgtattttcataaaatgtatcctgtgtttattttttacactgTTGCATGTTATGAATGTTCAAAATAGCACCAGCACTTAATACagaaaacacatgacacaagtaCACAACTTAAACCATGTCCTCATTTGTTAACCGCCGATTATTTTTGGTTTTCCCGCAGGAGCAATACAGCACCTGTTGGAATATGAAACTGAACGCCAGCGGCACAATCTGCCCATGATGGCCGCCATCGACCTCATGAAGCGTCTTTACTCGACCAACGCCGCTCCTGTGGTTCTCCTGCGCACCTTCGGTCTGCAGGCCACCAACATGGTCCCGGCGCTAAAGGTAAGCTCCGGAACCTGGACAACACTCGGATCATATCAAGCGCCTATCAAAGccacgctcctcctccaccctgaccCCACCCTCCACGCTCTTTTCTGATTACACGGAGCTTTACTTTAGCGGTGTCTATAATTTTCGGAGTTCTGAACCTACTACTATGGCGTCTAAGTTTAGCCCCAAATTAACTGTTGCCAAAAGTGTGTGGGTGGG of the Pseudoliparis swirei isolate HS2019 ecotype Mariana Trench chromosome 11, NWPU_hadal_v1, whole genome shotgun sequence genome contains:
- the coq6 gene encoding ubiquinone biosynthesis monooxygenase COQ6, mitochondrial produces the protein MHKLSRATTLALNGLGRSFVAKQRVSAIKVPRRGLVCAEHGDDSSQNEVYDIIISGGGMVGSAMACALGMDPNLVGKKILLLEAGNKNVMDKVPDTYSTRVSSISPGSATLLSGIGVWEHITKMRCKPYKRMQVWDACSDVLITFDKEDHEDEMAYIVENDIVVAALTKQLDGLSDNVRVKYRSRVVKYTWPKPHLAADSIPWVKVTLASGQSVETKLLIGADGSNSMVRQELGIPTVKWDYDQSAVVAVLHLSEPTVNNVAWQRFLPSGPIAMLPLSDTESSLVWSTSHRLAEELLDMDEESFVDAINSAFWSNANQSELIQKAGSLFRGALSAIMPSAGSPRQLPPSVAGIGPKSRVMFPLGVGHASEYIRHRVALIGDAAHRVHPLAGQGVNLGFGDVACLTRLLSRAAFDGKDLGAIQHLLEYETERQRHNLPMMAAIDLMKRLYSTNAAPVVLLRTFGLQATNMVPALKEQIVAFASK